One segment of Acidovorax sp. DW039 DNA contains the following:
- a CDS encoding histidine phosphatase family protein, which yields MTELILIRHGETDWNRELRFQGQVDVPLNATGLEQARRVAERLAAEQWVVDHLVCSDLIRTQQTAAPSLKVLLPHARIDTLTDSALREQNFGVVDGKRVEDVKREHADAWAQWLRFEADYGMPGGETTRQFHTRVMDAVYRIAQQYQGQKVMVVTHGGVLDMIWRTARGTGLDGPRQSDIPNAGLNRVRVQGEAVEVLDWADVRHLADLPEQPVYDQRKLVVR from the coding sequence ATGACTGAACTCATCCTCATCCGCCACGGAGAAACCGACTGGAACCGCGAGCTGCGCTTTCAGGGACAGGTGGATGTGCCCCTGAACGCCACGGGCCTGGAGCAAGCGCGCCGGGTGGCCGAACGTCTGGCGGCAGAGCAATGGGTGGTGGACCACCTGGTCTGCAGCGACCTCATCCGCACCCAGCAAACTGCCGCGCCCAGCCTGAAGGTGTTGCTGCCCCATGCACGCATCGACACCCTGACCGACAGCGCCCTGCGCGAGCAAAACTTTGGCGTGGTAGACGGTAAGCGCGTAGAGGACGTGAAGCGCGAACACGCCGACGCCTGGGCCCAGTGGCTGCGCTTTGAAGCCGACTACGGCATGCCCGGCGGCGAAACCACCCGCCAGTTCCACACCCGCGTGATGGATGCGGTGTACCGCATTGCCCAGCAGTACCAGGGCCAGAAGGTCATGGTGGTGACCCACGGCGGTGTGCTGGACATGATCTGGCGCACCGCACGCGGCACGGGTCTGGACGGGCCCCGCCAGAGCGATATTCCCAACGCAGGGCTCAACCGCGTGCGGGTGCAGGGTGAGGCGGTGGAGGTGCTGGACTGGGCCGATGTGCGGCACTTGGCGGATTTGCCGGAGCAGCCAGTGTATGACCAGAGGAAGCTGGTGGTGAGGTGA
- a CDS encoding tetratricopeptide repeat protein: MEGTPATTTDSLGNPLTLQDASSRQAVNDFVEGFIACEARAVNVLQAQGDTSPIVQACCAALHMFAESAEAPRNARPFIDQAQAHAAKASEREQRFVAAIAAWVDGDLPRAIALHQEQARLHPRDLASIKLGQYHLFNRGDSPGMLRLALQALPAAAEVPYLHGMLAFGWEQCHRLPEAEAAARHAIALCRKEPWAHHALAHVMLTRGRIREGIDFMASVSDTWTGLNSFMVTHNWWHQALFLLEQDRHAEVLALYDQQVWGVVKEYTQDQINAISLLARLELAGVDVGPRWADVADHLALRLADHVLPFLDLQYLYGLARAGRMDAARTLHHHITAHAATRTEAHERTVWQQVCVPAAHGLLAHAQGDWATAVEQLGVALPRLVEIGGSHAQRDLFHQIWLDALQRNGQWAAVQNVLQPMVNGQPESVRLARQVGVVNGVLRLPECTHFQSKNKYAVRSMF; this comes from the coding sequence ATGGAAGGCACGCCCGCAACCACCACAGACAGCCTGGGCAACCCCCTCACGCTGCAGGACGCCAGCAGCCGCCAGGCCGTCAATGACTTTGTAGAAGGCTTCATCGCCTGCGAAGCCCGCGCCGTGAACGTGCTGCAGGCGCAGGGCGACACCAGCCCCATCGTGCAGGCCTGCTGCGCCGCACTGCACATGTTTGCCGAATCGGCCGAGGCACCGCGCAACGCCCGCCCCTTCATCGATCAGGCCCAGGCCCATGCAGCAAAGGCCAGCGAACGCGAGCAACGCTTTGTGGCCGCCATTGCAGCCTGGGTGGACGGCGACCTGCCCCGCGCCATCGCACTGCACCAGGAACAAGCCCGCCTGCACCCGCGCGACCTGGCTTCCATCAAACTGGGGCAATACCACCTGTTCAACCGCGGCGACTCGCCCGGCATGCTGCGCCTGGCCCTGCAGGCCCTGCCCGCTGCGGCGGAAGTGCCTTACCTGCACGGCATGCTCGCCTTTGGCTGGGAGCAATGCCACCGCCTGCCCGAGGCCGAAGCCGCCGCCCGCCACGCCATCGCCCTGTGCCGCAAAGAGCCCTGGGCCCACCACGCGCTGGCCCACGTCATGCTGACCCGGGGCCGCATCCGCGAAGGCATCGACTTCATGGCCAGCGTGAGCGACACCTGGACGGGGCTGAACTCCTTCATGGTCACCCACAACTGGTGGCACCAGGCGCTCTTTCTGCTGGAACAAGACCGCCACGCCGAGGTGCTGGCGCTATACGACCAGCAGGTGTGGGGCGTGGTCAAGGAATACACGCAAGACCAGATCAACGCCATCTCGCTCCTGGCCCGGCTGGAGCTGGCAGGCGTGGATGTAGGCCCACGCTGGGCCGACGTGGCCGACCACCTGGCTCTGCGCCTGGCCGACCATGTGCTGCCCTTTTTAGACCTGCAATACCTCTACGGCCTGGCCCGCGCAGGCCGCATGGACGCCGCACGCACGCTGCACCACCACATCACCGCCCACGCCGCCACCCGCACCGAGGCGCACGAACGCACCGTGTGGCAACAGGTGTGTGTGCCTGCTGCCCACGGCCTGCTGGCCCATGCGCAGGGCGACTGGGCTACGGCGGTGGAGCAGCTGGGCGTAGCATTGCCCCGGCTGGTGGAGATTGGCGGCAGCCATGCGCAGCGGGACTTGTTTCACCAGATCTGGCTGGATGCGCTGCAGCGCAATGGGCAGTGGGCGGCGGTGCAGAATGTGCTGCAGCCGATGGTGAATGGGCAACCGGAGTCTGTGCGGCTGGCGCGGCAGGTGGGAGTGGTGAATGGGGTGTTGAGGTTGCCCGAATGCACTCATTTCCAGAGTAAGAACAAATATGCTGTTAGAAGCATGTTTTAG
- a CDS encoding YdgA family protein codes for MSKKTALGAAAALAVVAAYGGATWFMGRQAETSYLEAVEDVRKVLGKEAVVSQDYQKGFFSSQGRLVLQWVPPASEESGQAPQPIRVVVNSQVRHGPLAGGRIAAAVVDSRFALEGMDEKSGKLLAKATAPTLLTVHGLAGGHHMELMVPAGEVGDEEVTLRWQELKAEFSINGGRTQVNGKFQWPEVAFSGLSSKGDEEADPATENRIAITFKGMSGDFDSQIIDELWMLAPGKGSVRFAQIDASSTPPGGAAKPMLALKDLTGTTTIDRNGKLMGMSTSFKGKGLVGPLDFESVGFEEKFQRIDADVVKSLQMALLESYSKDGLKAMAQDDDGGKIFKLLADNAQRLTAALPAYSMKFFATLGGQQAELEYGGEVTRAPAPEEVAQAGWGPVLLKNSVLHANARLPKAWLPQLAKAAGQEEFKSDDMDALIGMAQAAGYLRQEGDNLISSLKMEAGQAKLNGKVMDLPNFMH; via the coding sequence ATGAGCAAGAAAACAGCTTTGGGCGCCGCAGCGGCGCTGGCGGTGGTTGCAGCCTATGGCGGTGCTACCTGGTTCATGGGCCGACAGGCCGAGACGAGCTATCTGGAGGCCGTGGAGGACGTCCGCAAGGTGCTGGGTAAAGAAGCCGTGGTTTCGCAGGATTATCAGAAGGGCTTCTTTTCATCGCAGGGCAGGCTGGTGCTGCAGTGGGTGCCTCCTGCATCCGAAGAGTCCGGCCAGGCACCCCAGCCTATTCGGGTGGTGGTGAACAGCCAAGTGCGCCATGGCCCTCTGGCGGGTGGCCGTATTGCGGCTGCGGTGGTGGATTCACGCTTTGCGCTGGAAGGCATGGACGAAAAGAGCGGCAAGCTGCTGGCCAAGGCCACGGCGCCCACACTGCTCACGGTGCATGGCCTGGCAGGCGGTCACCACATGGAGCTGATGGTGCCTGCGGGTGAAGTGGGTGATGAGGAAGTGACCTTGCGCTGGCAGGAACTGAAGGCCGAGTTCTCCATCAACGGAGGTCGCACGCAGGTCAACGGCAAGTTCCAGTGGCCTGAGGTGGCCTTTTCCGGGCTGAGCAGCAAGGGCGACGAAGAAGCCGACCCTGCTACCGAGAACCGCATTGCGATCACGTTCAAGGGTATGAGTGGCGATTTCGACAGCCAGATCATTGATGAGCTGTGGATGCTGGCTCCGGGCAAGGGCTCGGTGCGTTTTGCCCAGATCGACGCGAGCAGCACGCCACCCGGCGGCGCAGCCAAGCCGATGCTGGCGTTGAAGGACCTGACCGGCACAACCACCATTGACCGCAATGGCAAGCTCATGGGCATGAGCACTTCGTTCAAGGGCAAGGGCCTGGTTGGCCCTCTGGACTTCGAATCGGTCGGGTTTGAAGAGAAGTTCCAGCGCATTGATGCCGACGTGGTCAAGAGCCTGCAGATGGCGCTGCTGGAGAGCTACAGCAAGGATGGCCTGAAGGCCATGGCGCAGGACGATGACGGTGGAAAGATCTTCAAGCTGCTGGCTGACAACGCCCAGCGCCTGACGGCGGCCCTGCCTGCGTACTCGATGAAGTTCTTTGCCACGCTGGGCGGCCAGCAGGCCGAGCTAGAGTATGGCGGCGAGGTAACCCGCGCACCTGCGCCAGAAGAGGTTGCGCAGGCGGGCTGGGGCCCTGTGCTGCTGAAGAACTCTGTGCTGCATGCCAATGCGCGTTTGCCCAAGGCCTGGCTGCCGCAGTTGGCCAAGGCAGCGGGGCAGGAAGAATTCAAGAGCGACGACATGGATGCCCTGATTGGCATGGCCCAGGCCGCCGGCTACCTGCGCCAGGAGGGCGACAACCTGATCAGCAGCCTGAAGATGGAAGCGGGTCAGGCCAAGCTCAACGGCAAGGTGATGGATCTGCCGAACTTCATGCACTGA
- a CDS encoding amidase yields the protein MTALHDLPAHELLAAYRQRTLSPVEVTQDVLAHMQRWEPHIQATYLLRPEHALAQARQSEARWLRGEPQGLLDGVPVTIKENIATQGDPTPLGTAAVPLVPAAADAPPAARLRDAGAVMVAKTTMPDYGMLSSGLSSFHPLSRNPWDTTKGPGGSSAGGGAAAAAGYGPLHIGTDIGGSLRLPASWCGIFSLKPSLGRIPIDPPYTGRAAGPMTRTVQDAALMMQVLSQPDARDSMSLPYQPIAWDSYDQGVQRLRGLRMGLLLDAGCGLPVEDEVRSAVEHAARLFEQAGAQVTLMQPFMTQAMLDGMDHFWRMRSHMDLQALPDAQRAKVLPYIRAWAESAAGMTGTQVFQASQQFHLTRVATVKACSTFDYVISPVAPMPAFAAELPSPTNDPLRPLEHIGFTVPYNMSEQPAASVNCGYTASGLPIGLQIAGARFDDLGVLQVARAFELIRDPQRPWPQPPVLD from the coding sequence ATGACCGCACTGCACGACCTGCCCGCCCACGAACTGCTGGCCGCCTACCGCCAGCGCACGCTGTCCCCCGTGGAGGTCACGCAAGACGTGCTGGCACACATGCAGCGCTGGGAGCCCCACATCCAGGCCACCTACCTGCTCAGGCCCGAGCATGCGCTGGCGCAGGCCCGCCAGAGCGAAGCCCGCTGGCTGCGCGGCGAGCCCCAGGGCCTGCTGGACGGGGTGCCCGTCACCATCAAAGAAAACATCGCCACCCAGGGGGACCCTACGCCCCTGGGCACTGCCGCCGTGCCCCTGGTGCCCGCAGCAGCCGATGCGCCCCCAGCCGCGCGCCTGCGCGATGCGGGTGCGGTGATGGTGGCCAAGACCACCATGCCTGACTACGGCATGCTGTCCTCGGGGCTGTCCAGCTTCCATCCCCTTTCGCGCAACCCTTGGGATACCACCAAGGGGCCGGGTGGCTCCAGCGCCGGTGGCGGTGCAGCGGCGGCGGCGGGCTATGGGCCTTTACACATTGGCACCGATATTGGCGGCTCGCTGCGGCTGCCTGCCAGCTGGTGCGGCATTTTCAGCCTCAAGCCCAGCCTGGGCCGCATCCCCATCGACCCGCCGTACACCGGCCGCGCCGCAGGCCCCATGACCCGCACCGTGCAAGACGCCGCCCTGATGATGCAGGTGCTGAGCCAGCCCGACGCGCGCGACAGCATGAGCCTGCCCTACCAGCCCATCGCCTGGGACAGCTACGACCAGGGCGTGCAGCGCCTGCGCGGCCTGCGCATGGGCCTGCTGCTGGATGCCGGTTGCGGCCTGCCCGTGGAAGACGAAGTGCGGTCTGCGGTGGAACATGCCGCCCGCCTGTTCGAGCAGGCGGGTGCACAGGTCACGCTGATGCAGCCCTTCATGACCCAGGCCATGCTCGACGGCATGGACCACTTCTGGCGCATGCGTTCGCACATGGACCTGCAAGCCCTGCCTGATGCGCAGCGCGCCAAGGTGCTGCCCTACATCCGCGCCTGGGCAGAAAGCGCTGCGGGCATGACGGGTACGCAAGTCTTCCAGGCCAGCCAGCAGTTTCACCTTACGCGGGTTGCTACGGTCAAGGCCTGCAGCACGTTCGACTACGTCATCTCGCCCGTGGCCCCCATGCCCGCGTTTGCGGCCGAACTGCCCTCGCCCACCAACGACCCTTTGCGCCCGCTGGAACACATCGGCTTTACCGTGCCCTACAACATGTCCGAGCAGCCCGCAGCGTCGGTCAACTGCGGCTATACGGCCAGCGGCTTACCCATAGGGCTGCAAATTGCCGGAGCGCGGTTTGATGACCTGGGCGTGCTGCAGGTGGCCCGTGCATTCGAGTTGATCCGCGACCCGCAGCGGCCCTGGCCACAGCCCCCGGTTCTGGATTGA
- a CDS encoding ABC transporter substrate-binding protein, with product MLNRRSVLATGALAAIPLAVPVGALAQSRKDAVVLAMTLEPPGLDPTAGAASSIAEIVQYNVFETLTKINSDGTVSPLLAESWEVSPDLKTYTFKLRKGVKFQNGEPFNAAAVKFSYDRAGGEKSTNKDKRTFANLTTQVVDEHTLVVLNKDIDPDLLFALGQATSIIVEPKSADTNATKPVGTGPYQLGAWNKGSSVVLTAWDGFRAASAIKIRRATFRFISDPAAQVAALLAGDVDLFPRVTPRSVPQFKTNPRFQVLVSGSRAKTILAINNARKPLDDVRVRRAIAAAIDRKAVIEGAGDGYGAPIGSHYVPGAFGYVDTTGINPFDIEKSKKLLAEAGVKTPLELTLTLPPTPYARQGGEVIVAQLAKVGIVAKTQNVEWAQWLSGTYGNKNYDLTLISHVEPFDLGNFAKPDYYWGYQSPKFNELYNQIKNAARPQDRARLLGDAQKLLAEDSVHAFLYQPQWITVANKNLKGLWKDMPVFVNDLSALSWS from the coding sequence ATGCTGAACCGCCGATCCGTTCTCGCCACTGGCGCCCTGGCCGCCATCCCGCTCGCCGTCCCCGTGGGTGCCCTGGCCCAGAGCCGCAAAGATGCCGTCGTGCTGGCCATGACCCTGGAGCCCCCAGGTCTGGATCCCACGGCAGGTGCAGCCTCCTCCATCGCCGAGATCGTGCAGTACAACGTCTTTGAGACGCTCACCAAGATCAACTCCGACGGCACCGTCTCCCCTTTGCTGGCCGAGAGCTGGGAGGTATCACCAGACCTCAAGACCTACACCTTCAAGCTGCGCAAGGGCGTCAAGTTCCAGAACGGAGAACCCTTCAACGCGGCTGCGGTCAAGTTCTCGTACGACCGCGCGGGCGGTGAGAAAAGCACCAACAAGGACAAGCGCACCTTTGCCAACCTGACCACGCAGGTGGTGGACGAACACACCCTGGTCGTGCTGAACAAGGACATCGACCCCGACCTGCTGTTTGCACTGGGTCAGGCCACCTCCATCATCGTGGAGCCCAAGAGCGCAGACACCAACGCCACCAAGCCCGTGGGCACGGGGCCTTACCAGCTGGGGGCATGGAACAAGGGCTCCTCGGTGGTGCTGACTGCGTGGGATGGCTTCCGGGCTGCCAGCGCCATCAAGATCCGCCGGGCCACCTTCCGCTTCATTTCTGACCCGGCTGCGCAGGTGGCCGCCCTGCTGGCGGGCGATGTGGACCTGTTCCCCCGCGTCACGCCGCGCAGCGTGCCGCAGTTCAAGACCAACCCGCGCTTTCAGGTGCTGGTCAGTGGCTCGCGGGCCAAGACCATCCTCGCCATCAACAACGCGCGCAAGCCGCTGGACGACGTGCGCGTGCGCCGCGCCATCGCGGCAGCCATTGACCGCAAGGCCGTCATCGAGGGCGCTGGCGATGGCTATGGTGCCCCCATCGGCAGCCACTATGTGCCCGGAGCCTTTGGCTATGTGGACACCACGGGCATCAACCCGTTCGACATCGAGAAGTCCAAAAAGCTGCTGGCCGAGGCAGGCGTCAAAACCCCGCTGGAGCTGACGCTGACCCTGCCCCCCACGCCCTATGCGCGCCAGGGCGGTGAAGTCATCGTGGCGCAGCTGGCCAAGGTGGGCATCGTGGCCAAGACGCAGAACGTGGAATGGGCACAGTGGCTCAGCGGCACCTACGGCAACAAAAACTACGACCTGACCCTCATCTCGCATGTTGAGCCCTTTGACCTGGGCAACTTTGCCAAGCCTGACTACTACTGGGGCTACCAATCGCCCAAGTTCAACGAGCTGTACAACCAGATCAAGAACGCCGCCCGCCCGCAAGACCGCGCCCGCCTGCTGGGCGACGCGCAAAAGCTGCTGGCCGAAGATTCCGTGCACGCCTTTCTGTACCAGCCGCAGTGGATCACCGTGGCGAACAAAAACCTCAAGGGGTTGTGGAAGGACATGCCGGTGTTCGTGAACGACCTCTCGGCCCTGTCCTGGTCTTGA